GCTGCGCCTTCATCCGAACTGGAGTCAAAAAAGTCGCTCTCCGTCTCGATAGCGCCGTCTTCTTCCTCCGCGTAATGATCGCCTTCTCCGTAGTTCTTCTTCCCGCTGATACTACAGATGACATTCTCTTCGTAGTAAGAGCTACCCTGCACACCTGTGTGAATGCTCAAGTTGGGCTGTGGAAAGTGTTGCGTGCCGCCGGGCGCAGTGCCATCATTCGGAGGACCATCATTTCCGTTGCTATCATTTGCGCCGCCTCCGCTTGCGCATCCTCCGTCTGAGTCACCCTCTCCATCATcatctttctcttccttgaGGTCGTTCGCATCCTCCCTGCCTTGccgcttcttccttttcggaGCGTTCTTATCGTCCAGTGGTGCCTTCCCCCCATCACCGCCCTTACCCTTTTTGCCTCGCTTGGTTATGTACTTGGAGAAATATTTACTCACGTAATAGTCGTACCCGCTGAACGAGATGTCCATCCCTTTTATGGTGTAGGGGAAGAAGAGCAGTTCCGTGTAGTCACACGGGTCCCCCCTCATTGGTGCATTGGACCTACTTGTCCCGTTTGAATTATTTGTCTGGTTATTCGCCGGAGGGATGGTgtccttctgttccttctccGGAACAAGGCCACTATGTAGTTCCCCAGTTGTTGCATCCTCGCCCACAACTGAAACAACTATcgagccatttttttttttttttttttttttttttttttccaaatttagcAGATATTTCTTCCTAGCCAAAATTTCCACATTATATCCAGGCGAAGGAGAATTGGAAATTCTGAGAATCCTGGCAGATCTGTCTATGACATTTCCAATGGCTATGTCCAAAGTCTCCCCGATAATTTCGTACCTCTTCTTATGATTGTTGAAGTAAATAATTTGTGTGTTGCTTCCACTGACGTATAAAATGATGGGGTGATAAAGCTTGGTTATGAAAATACCCATTTCGATATGGGCAATACAGTGGTTGACTCCAATAACAGGAATATTAAataggagagaaaaaaatttgcttaTGTTGTAGGCAATGTACAGGGCGGATCCTATTCCTGGACCTTTCGTGTAGCATATTAAATATATGTCTGTCATCCTTATCTTCAATTTATTGAGACAATCTTTAATCATCTCGATGATGTAGTACTTGTGGTGCGCATTAATTTGCCTCGGGATAAATCCACAGCCAATTTCAGAGACATATGTTCTTCTCATGTTTACCAGAATTTGCATGTCGCTATTTATGATACTCACACCCAATTTGTTCGCACTCCCTTCCAGCCCAAGGATGTACTTGGGTGCTTCCGGAAGGGTGACGGCACCCCCCCCGTTGGCGTCATTCATCAtgtcgcaaaaaaaaaaaaaaaaggggggaagggggggggacaaAAAGTGGCTAACACAATCAACAAGGGAGTAAAAATCACTAGCACAATcgaggaggaagtaaaaatggagaacatataaccacttttttttcccgaatGCAGCcttaaaagaaattaacaaatttgcTTTGCTGCCTTAAGGAAGATATGGAGGTACAGTTCCTGTTGTACAGAAATAGAGAAGATTCACACCCCTTAGGTCATAGAGAGGGAGAGGTGGAAGAGCGGTGTGTGCCTAAGCTACCCGTTCtgttaaagaaagaaaacaattttgCGAATGAACCGCTGTTGTGTTGGTCCCACGGGAGGCACTCCAAAGAAAAGTTCATTTATCTGGGAAAATCGCCCCGCCAGTTCAGTCGAgctggaaggaaaaaattataatttttctggCCATGTGCAACAGAAGgggtaaaattaaaatccCTCGGCTGGAAGAGGCCGGGTTATGCCCCCTTTTCTCGGGTTCCCACATGCAACCAACATATGTACAGCACAtaagaaatgtaaaaatatgaacatgtcaaaaaaaaatgtaaaataatATGTCAAAAATCTTtatgtataatttttatctAAGTTGGCATTCACTCCAAAcccttatttttctctttttttttttttttttttttctattttgaaGGAGCACCCGTTCCTCCAACAACTCCACCCATGATGGAAAATTACATGTTTCtgtatttctcttttttttagttcCTGTTAGCATATGTGCCCATGCGATAATATTACATGGACTAGtttggagaaaaggaaaaatgtgacTCTGCTGCCCCCAGGAGGAGGTTCTTTATAACGTTTTGCCAGAAAGGCTATGTTACGAAGGGATCAGGAGTTCGTGACAGCCGTGTGGTGAAAAAAGAGTGTGCCATTTAAGTTGTCCACTCGTTTTTACATAGCGCAGGAGGAGTATAGAACGGGAATTCCCTCTGGCGCAACGAAATGGCTACCCCAAGTGGGGAAGTCATCCCAagtaaggaggaaaaaacccTCCTTACGAAAGACCCCACTAAATGCCCCCAAATGTACGTAGCCATTTACAACataggaaagaagaaaaacatcgGGAGCATAGTAAGAAGTTGCGTTGCCTTTGGGGTAAGCAAAATTTTCGTCGTGAGtcgaaaaaggaatgaaatcAATTTCTTTGGCCAAATGGggacatgtaaatatataactATAGAGTACTTCTCTAACATGAAGGAGCTGAGGATCCACCTGGCAAACAATAATATTCTGTTATATGCATGTGAAATAACAGATCGTGCTATAGCTGTAACCAGAACTCCCTTTGTTAATAAAGATACAGCCTTCTTATTCGGAAATGAAGGAACAGGAATTAATGATGAAACGTTGAGCTATTGCGACAAAATCATTTACATCCCTCAGTATGGCAATGGGACATGTTCTCTCAACGTGTCAGTTTCATGTGCCATAATTTTACATCACTTTGCTGTGTGGGCGAATTATCCCGAGGTGGAAATTTCGGGAAAGAAATTTGTCCTCAATAAATGCGCAAGTAAATTGGAGCAATATTTAAACCCTTCGGATGACTTGCTCCGCCAGATTAGTGAAAAACGCAAAGAGCGGGCAGAAGCCAAGCAGATCTCCCCCGATTTAGCGgacattcattttgttaaccCCTCCTTTTATCACTTTCCCTTGTTAAACAGCAAGGAGGATGCCGCATCAATGGACACATACAACTCTCCTCAGATGGAAGAGCATCCAAGTTGATTTTCCTTCCgagagagaacaaaaaaaaaaaaaaaaaattctctgcACTACAGAATATTCTGTTGGTCACCTTAACTGTACTGCCCCACATTTTggagaacattttttttttttttttttttctccgcaTTTTTAACGGGTGTGATATATGTGTGCTTATTCGTTCGTCACCTGTTTGGGTCTCGTTCACTTCCGCACGTGAAGTTGACATTCTTTGGCCAGTTGGAGAAAATTGGGGAATTCACACACGGAatacatacgtacgtacATTGAGAGGTACAGCCCCGAGTACTACTACTTCTGTTATCCACACGGAACCTTTCTGTAGGGTCAGGCACATGTGAGGAAGGCAAAATGCAAGGTAACAGCATATCTCAGGAAAAACTGCAATTGATGCAAAAAAACTTTAACCTTGTGGATAACAAcaaggatggaaaaattagTGCAGAGGAATTTAAGACACTCTTGCGATTGCTTGGGCAAACCAGAACGGAGAAAGAGATGGACGAGATGGTGGACAAACATTTTGAATACATaggagaggaagaggagCAGGAGCAAACGGAAGCTACCGATGCTACTGCTAAGGGAGGAATAGACAAAGGGATACAAAGTACAGGGAAACAATCGAACGGCCAGAAAAATACAGCCAAAGCTAGCCCAAGTCATGATAGAATAAAAAACCTTATTACAAAACtgaacaattttaaaaatgaagaaaaaaaaaagggtaaccCAAATATTCAAAATAACAAAAGATGTGATATATATGAAAGGAATGAATTGATgaacaacagaaaaaaacacataaacTTTGAAACCTTCTTGACGATATTTCTTGACATTTATGAGGAACCATTATCGGTAGACGAGCTAATCACctcatttgaatttttcgacaaagaaaaaagtggctATCttgatgaagagaaaatgagATTTATTTTGAAGAACAGCGATGAAAAGTTAGTAGATGAAGACATGAAGTTGTTTTTCAAATCGTTAAACTTGAAGGATAAGGACAAAATTGATTATGTCATGCTGGCCAAGCGCCTCAAGAATGTGACCTAGGGAGGGGGGTGAGGGGGGGGCCTTCCTGTCGACCCCACCATTGCATCGATTGAG
Above is a window of Plasmodium knowlesi strain H genome assembly, chromosome: 6 DNA encoding:
- a CDS encoding RNA methyltransferase, putative — encoded protein: MATPSGEVIPSKEEKTLLTKDPTKCPQMYVAIYNIGKKKNIGSIVRSCVAFGVSKIFVVSRKRNEINFFGQMGTCKYITIEYFSNMKELRIHLANNNILLYACEITDRAIAVTRTPFVNKDTAFLFGNEGTGINDETLSYCDKIIYIPQYGNGTCSLNVSVSCAIILHHFAVWANYPEVEISGKKFVLNKCASKLEQYLNPSDDLLRQISEKRKERAEAKQISPDLADIHFVNPSFYHFPLLNSKEDAASMDTYNSPQMEEHPS
- a CDS encoding calmodulin, putative; its protein translation is MQGNSISQEKLQLMQKNFNLVDNNKDGKISAEEFKTLLRLLGQTRTEKEMDEMVDKHFEYIGEEEEQEQTEATDATAKGGIDKGIQSTGKQSNGQKNTAKASPSHDRIKNLITKLNNFKNEEKKKGNPNIQNNKRCDIYERNELMNNRKKHINFETFLTIFLDIYEEPLSVDELITSFEFFDKEKSGYLDEEKMRFILKNSDEKLVDEDMKLFFKSLNLKDKDKIDYVMLAKRLKNVT